GTCTAGTAGAACTTTAGTTAAACCAGTATTTATAGTATTTAGTTAGAAATATTATTAGTTGATTCCCAATACAAGTAGATAATTAGGCGAATTAGAAGTTAAGAAAGACTTTGCTTACCACAATGACATAATGTCAAGTGAAGAGGGTTTCTAGAATAATGCGGAAAATCCTTTCAATAGAGTTTATGGTAATAGTTGTCCAAAAAAAAAAAAAATTTATGGTAATAATAATTTAATATCTGTTGTTGAAAAGTAAAAGTCTTCCACCAGGTTTTAATTGTTTTTTTTTTTTTGCTAAAGGGTAAATATCATTAACAAGATAACGAAGGTCTCACTACAAAGAATTGCAATCAAAATATGCAACTAAGCCATTCAGATGAAAAATGCCGAAAAAAAAATAAAAAACCCTAAACATCTAATTAAGATCACAAGTTTGATCAACAGAACAAGACTTCGACCTATCAGTTAAGCATCAAACATCAGCAAAGATTCCTTACAAGCGCTTCCAGGTACCAATAATGGTGAAGGCTATGCAGAGTCGGTTTACCTTAGAGGAAATCCAAAGAGTTTCTTTGCCGCGACGACGGAGGGCCAGCTACCACTCCGGTGCAGGCTTAGGAAGACTCCACGAATTCTCTCAGCCGCGACGACAAAGGGCCATGCAATCTACTCCGGTGCATGCTGAGGTACGCTCCGTTGAAACCGAAACCAGAAGCCTCTCGGAGAGCTCACACTCGAAAGAGGAGCAGCCAAAGCTTGTAGACGGAGTTGAAGATTGGGAGAAGCCATACGACTTTTTGAAAACAGGAAAAATCCATCAAAAGCAAGTCCCTTCCAGCGTGGTTTATAGAGACACAATGGGTCTGTCCTGAAGGACCCTGAGCATCAACCATCAAAGCACAACAGAGAGAAACAGAGCAACAACAGATATTACCATGGAAGCTGATACTTGAAGTTAAGAAGAGGCTCTCAGCGGAGAACCACGGCTCCGCCGCTCTCAGAGGAACAAATCCTGAGGAGAGGCTCTACGCACCTTGGATCTACGCGACTGACATACCACCAGGAGGCAAGTCGGGCGTGATGAGAGGAGAGGCAGCGACGCTTCCAAACTAATCACGATGGCTTGGGCTTAGATCTGACCCAGATCTAACGCTGGCGGTCTGGAGAGACGGAGAGGCAAAGCCACCATGATTCACGAGACCGTCTCGACCTCGACTGGGTTCCAGGGAAGAGAGGCACTCACCAGACTTCCGATTAGATTTGCAGTGACAAAAATCCAGAACCTAGAGACAAGAAGGAGGAGACAGCGATTCTGAAACGTAGCGGATATGGTTGAGGCAAGCTACAACTAACAAGTGGAGGAGGCCGACAGCCAAAGCTGCCGCCGACCTCTTCGAGCAAGATTAAGATGAAGAAACTAGGGTTTAGTCGGCGGAGATAGAGAGACCAAAGAAAGAAAATTACTTCGGTCTCCTCTCTCTTAATTCCGGCTTTTTTGCACTCAATTTCTAGTAGAATTTTTCCTTTGATTGATAGGTTTTAATTGTTATGAAAACACTTTAACAGGGTCATCAAATTATACAGGCAACCTATCGAATTATAATTAATTGTAATTATGGTTGACAATAACTAGAGTCCATAGAACTTGAAAGAATAAAGAAGATTCAAAATGGAACACACAATAAAATATAATTAACATTTACGAAGTCAAATATGCCAGTTATTATTTTTTAATCATTCATCTACTCCTTGACAACTCCTACCTTCTTGTCTCAACCAAAATCCAGCTGGGCCTCTTCTCTCCATCGAGTGTGAATTATGTTGACATTTTATCATCATGTTGTAATTTGCACTATTTTGCTTGTTTCTGTGTGTGAATGAATCATTGACAAATTTATAAATTTATAGAAACTTCCACACATTTGATTAAGCCACAGTTTTTTTTTTCCACTTTTTGATAACAAATTTTGTAAACAAATTATAAAAGATGGCGCGTCACGATTTTTGTTTTTAAAAGGATCTTTAATTTGAATAAACAATAAAATTCAGATGCCAGCTGGGGCCCAGTTACCTCGAACTTGAGGAGGAGACCAAACTCTTTGATTGCTTTATTCCATGGAAAGACTCAACTCAATCGCAACCGTTAGATCAAAACCTTACCAGTTGACTTTAATCACACAACCTGACCCGGTCACCTCCTTTCCCCATATATCACGCCATCCTCCCTCTCTCTTCTCATCCACCACCTCTCTCTCTCTCTCTCTCGTCTTCAAACGTTCCTCTCATTTCCTCAGAGCAACAAAACCAAAGAAGCTATACAGTGAGCTCATCATGGCCGTTGATCTAATGCGTTTCCCTAAGATGGATGATCAAAAGGCTATTCAGGAAGCTGCATCGCAAGGTCTACAGAGCATGGAACATCTGATTCGCGTTCTATCTACTAACCGCCCTGAACAACACAGCAACGTTGACTGCTCTGAGATCACCGACTTCACCGTTTCCAAATTCAAAACCGTTATTTCTCTCCTTAACCGCACAGGTCACGCCCGGTTCAGACGCGGACCGGTTCACTCAACTTCCTCATCTCCTCCGATACAACAGAGTCAAATCGTAAAAACCGCTCAATCTGAAGCTCCGGTTGTTTCTCAGCCGGCGAGAGCAACAACGAGTCTCCCTCCGGTTGTTGTGACTCCGTCGAGGCCGAGCGTAACACTCGACTTCACTAAACCGAGCATCTTCGGATCCAATTCCAAGAGCTCCGAGCTGGAGTTCTCCAAGGAGAACTTCAGCGTTTCTTTAAGCTCTTCCTTCATGACGTCAGCGTTAACCGGAGACGGCAGCGTGTCCAAGGGATCTTCAATCTTTGCTCCGTCGCAGACTGTCACATCCTCCGGTAAGCCGCCGCTGGCTGGTGGTCATCCTTATAGGAAAAGATGCATCGAGCATGAGCACTCTCGGGATTTTTCCGGCAAAATCTCAGGCACCGGACACGGCAAGTGCCATTGTAAGAAAAGGTATTGTTACGTCATCCACCTGTCACTTCCGTTATTTAATTTTCGAATATTCAACGCTAAGTTGACTATTACCCGCGTTATTTATTAATTAACAAATTTAATTAGCTGGATATATTCCCGGTTTAGTATAATTTACCGGTTATTTAAATGTATCCCTCGTATTTTATTGTGGCAAACCGACAATGACTAGAGAGTTGACTTTTAAACCCCTGATGCACGCAGCTTATTTTTAGCTAATCACCGCAAGCTACAAACCATTAGTTAAACTAATTTCGTTAATTAATTATCTTTTATTTATTAACTAAAGCAGAAAAAATCGGCCGAAGAGAACCGTGAGGGTACCGGCAATAAGTTCAAAGATCGCCGATATTCCACCGGACGAGTTTTCTTGGAGGAAGTACGGTCAAAAACCTATAAAGGGCTCACCACACCCACGGTAACTATCTTTTACACTCTTATAGTATCTACCGCTGATGTTTGTTTTGTCTGAATACGTGATCAAAATCTAAGTGTTATGATCCAGTGGTTACTACAAGTGTAGTACGTTTAGAGGATGTCCGGCGAGGAAACATGTGGAACGAGCTTTGGATGATCCAGCTATGCTTATAGTGACTTACGAAGGAGAGCACCATCACAAACAATCTCCGATGCAAATGAATGTTTCAGGCGTTAATGATTTGGTGTTTGCTTCGGCATGATTTTGACTTGTGCTGTTTTCTTTAATTTTTTTTATTACTAGATGGAATGATTTGTATATTTTCTTACTTAAAATATTTTAATTAGAAAATAGTCTCTGGTGGAATATATTTCTATGAAAATGATCTCGCGGTGCGTTATAAATATTAGACAATATCAGCATATACGGTACGGATATAAGGTAGTGGTTATGGAATTAATCGCGCACCAATAATATATAAAGATTACGGACTTCATTTTTTTCAATTATTCATTCTTTTGTTTTTATTAATACAGATATAAATATATAGTTGGTGGCTGTTGGGGAGTTTTTAAATGTAAAGTTTGACTAGAGGGTGAATGATT
This sequence is a window from Brassica oleracea var. oleracea cultivar TO1000 chromosome C1, BOL, whole genome shotgun sequence. Protein-coding genes within it:
- the LOC106309106 gene encoding probable WRKY transcription factor 11 isoform X2, with the protein product MAVDLMRFPKMDDQKAIQEAASQGLQSMEHLIRVLSTNRPEQHSNVDCSEITDFTVSKFKTVISLLNRTGHARFRRGPVHSTSSSPPIQQSQIVKTAQSEAPVVSQPARATTSLPPVVVTPSRPSVTLDFTKPSIFGSNSKSSELEFSKENFSVSLSSSFMTSALTGDGSVSKGSSIFAPSQTVTSSGKPPLAGGHPYRKRCIEHEHSRDFSGKISGTGHGKCHCKKRKNRPKRTVRVPAISSKIADIPPDEFSWRKYGQKPIKGSPHPRGYYKCSTFRGCPARKHVERALDDPAMLIVTYEGEHHHKQSPMQMNVSGVNDLVFASA
- the LOC106309106 gene encoding probable WRKY transcription factor 11 isoform X1 produces the protein MAVDLMRFPKMDDQKAIQEAASQGLQSMEHLIRVLSTNRPEQHSNVDCSEITDFTVSKFKTVISLLNRTGHARFRRGPVHSTSSSPPIQQSQIVKTAQSEAPVVSQPARATTSLPPVVVTPSRPSVTLDFTKPSIFGSNSKSSELEFSKENFSVSLSSSFMTSALTGDGSVSKGSSIFAPSQTVTSSGKPPLAGGHPYRKRCIEHEHSRDFSGKISGTGHGKCHCKKSRKNRPKRTVRVPAISSKIADIPPDEFSWRKYGQKPIKGSPHPRGYYKCSTFRGCPARKHVERALDDPAMLIVTYEGEHHHKQSPMQMNVSGVNDLVFASA